One window from the genome of Actinomycetes bacterium encodes:
- a CDS encoding nucleotidyltransferase domain-containing protein, with protein MDLSAPLRTIAPSLDSAVLEVLAGTESGLSATRIARLSRRGTRAGQWPVLNRLVEHGLVVAEPANTGFLYRLNADHVLAPAVLSAVRARTEVLTRLGSAVSQLMPAPVHASVFGSFAGREADEHSDIDLLVVVPDDVDLRDETWLDQMHQLSAKVLTWTGNRLESLVYSQSRLREIAQSGEPIVTSWQQDGVTIHGWALGELMNPPRMRSGQSRRRRGPASTAGAP; from the coding sequence GTGGACCTCTCCGCTCCGCTGCGCACGATCGCGCCGAGTCTGGACTCAGCCGTGCTGGAGGTGCTGGCCGGAACAGAGTCTGGCCTGAGCGCGACCCGGATCGCGCGTCTGTCCCGTCGGGGGACCCGTGCCGGGCAGTGGCCGGTGCTCAATCGGCTGGTTGAGCACGGACTGGTGGTCGCGGAGCCGGCCAACACCGGATTCCTCTACCGGCTCAACGCCGACCATGTGCTCGCCCCTGCGGTTCTGTCCGCGGTCAGGGCTCGCACCGAGGTCCTCACCCGGCTGGGTTCGGCCGTGTCCCAGCTGATGCCCGCTCCAGTGCACGCATCCGTGTTCGGGTCGTTCGCAGGCCGTGAGGCCGACGAGCACAGCGACATCGACCTGCTCGTCGTCGTGCCGGACGACGTGGACCTGCGGGACGAGACGTGGCTCGACCAGATGCACCAGCTGTCGGCCAAGGTGCTCACCTGGACCGGAAACAGGCTCGAGTCACTCGTGTACTCGCAGTCACGCCTGCGCGAGATCGCGCAGTCCGGGGAGCCCATCGTGACGTCGTGGCAGCAGGACGGAGTCACCATCCACGGCTGGGCCCTGGGTGAGCTCATGAATCCCCCGCGGATGCGTTCCGGCCAGTCCAGGCGGCGTCGTGGGCCTGCCTCCACGGCGGGTGCGCCGTGA